Proteins encoded together in one Pseudomonas sp. Seg1 window:
- the livH gene encoding high-affinity branched-chain amino acid ABC transporter permease LivH, translating into MPDIYHFFQQLVNGLNVGSMYALIAIGYTMVYGIIGMINFAHGEVYMIGSYVAFIAIAGLTMMGLDSVPLLMTAAFIASIVVTSSYGYSIERIAYRPLRGSNRLIPLISAIGMSIFLQNTVLLAQDSKDKAIPNLIPGNIAFGPGGAHEVLISYMQIVVFVVTLIAMLGLTLFISRSRLGRACRACAEDIKMANLLGINTNNIIALTFVIGAALAAVAAVLLSMQYGVINPNAGFLVGLKAFTAAVLGGIGSIPGAMLGGLVLGVAEAFGADIFGDQYKDVVAFGLLVLVLLFRPTGILGRPEVEKV; encoded by the coding sequence ATGCCTGACATCTATCACTTCTTCCAACAGCTGGTTAACGGCCTCAACGTTGGCAGCATGTATGCCCTGATCGCCATCGGCTACACGATGGTTTACGGCATCATTGGAATGATCAACTTCGCCCACGGCGAGGTGTACATGATCGGCTCCTACGTGGCGTTCATCGCCATCGCCGGGCTGACCATGATGGGACTCGACAGTGTCCCGCTGTTGATGACGGCGGCGTTCATCGCCAGCATCGTCGTCACCAGTTCCTACGGTTACAGCATCGAACGCATTGCCTACCGCCCGTTGCGCGGCAGCAACCGTCTGATCCCGCTGATTTCCGCCATCGGTATGTCGATCTTCCTGCAGAACACGGTTCTGCTGGCGCAAGACTCCAAGGACAAAGCAATCCCCAACCTGATTCCGGGCAACATTGCCTTCGGTCCAGGTGGCGCACATGAAGTGCTGATTTCCTACATGCAGATCGTGGTGTTCGTGGTGACCCTGATCGCCATGCTCGGCCTCACGCTGTTCATCTCACGCTCCCGCCTGGGCCGCGCCTGCCGCGCCTGTGCCGAAGACATCAAGATGGCCAACCTGCTCGGCATCAACACCAACAACATCATCGCCCTGACCTTCGTCATTGGTGCTGCGCTGGCAGCGGTTGCCGCTGTGCTGCTGAGCATGCAATACGGCGTGATCAACCCGAACGCCGGTTTCCTGGTCGGCCTCAAAGCCTTCACCGCTGCGGTACTTGGCGGCATCGGCAGCATCCCCGGCGCCATGCTCGGCGGGCTGGTGCTTGGGGTGGCGGAAGCCTTTGGCGCCGATATCTTCGGCGACCAGTACAAGGACGTCGTGGCTTTCGGCTTGTTGGTTCTGGTGCTGTTGTTCCGTCCGACCGGCATTCTGGGCCGTCCGGAGGTTGAGAAAGTATGA